DNA sequence from the Pedobacter sp. W3I1 genome:
TCTTATGCAAGCTCTGGCGGTGGTTCTAGCAGTGCTTATGGTGGTGCACAACCAACAGCTAAGAAAAAAGGTTGGAGCGATGCAGCTAAAGGTGCAGTTATTGGTGGTGCAGCAGGAGCAGTTGGTGGTGCTTTAATCGATAAGAAAAAAGGTAGAGGTGCTATAATTGGCGGATTAGTTGGAGCTGGTGGCGGTTATTTAATCGGTAGAGGTGAAGACAGAAAATCTGGCCGTGTGCAACCTAAAAACTAAAAAGCTTTAGAAGATAATAAGAAGTCTCGATTTACATCGGGACTTTTTTTGTGCCCAAAAAAATGATTTATATATTTAGCAAAAAAAAGAATCATGATAGAAACCCAAACCGCAGATAAAGGACAGATTCAACACTTTGTAATGTTCTGGTTAAAACCTCAACTCACTAAAACTGAGATA
Encoded proteins:
- a CDS encoding YMGG-like glycine zipper-containing protein — encoded protein: MKKILVVIALSSSVLFACNNKAKEEAALKQQQAEKELAIKAVKDSLRLDSFKKAEVAKVEQEKEAKHQAELAAARRTSSSRSRSYASSGGGSSSAYGGAQPTAKKKGWSDAAKGAVIGGAAGAVGGALIDKKKGRGAIIGGLVGAGGGYLIGRGEDRKSGRVQPKN